Proteins from one Embleya scabrispora genomic window:
- a CDS encoding adenylosuccinate synthetase, translated as MTPRHVAVVDLGFGDAGKGTTVDRLCARGRAEGRPVHAVIRFNGGAQAAHNVVTDDGRHHTFAQFGSGTFTPGTRTHLSRFVLVDPLALAAEAEHLRALGVADPLALLTVDRDALLTTPYHAAANRARESARGAGRHGSCGMGVGETAAFALAHPELVPRVGDCGAPRLLRRRLSAVREVLSAEFGTPLGPDVEACVAAFTGFGRAVRAVDGGYTGELLRAGRVVFEGAQGVLLDEWHGFHPYTTWSTTTFAGAEALAAEAGEGVYRLGVLRTYTTRHGPGPLPSEDAGLTAALPDPHNGTGRWQGAFRVGHFDAVAHRYAVAVCGGVDGLALTHADVPGRVPGLGVVRAYAGPEPEASPVPDLAHAERLTALMAAARPVVEPAPSAAEWPDFAAARLGAPVTLLSFGPRTGDKRERGVLGSYYSPVT; from the coding sequence GTGACACCTCGTCATGTCGCGGTCGTCGACCTGGGGTTCGGCGACGCGGGCAAGGGCACCACGGTGGACCGGCTGTGCGCGCGAGGGCGTGCGGAGGGGCGGCCGGTCCACGCGGTGATCCGGTTCAACGGGGGTGCGCAGGCCGCGCACAACGTGGTAACCGACGACGGGCGGCACCACACGTTCGCCCAGTTCGGCTCGGGCACGTTCACCCCGGGCACGCGCACCCACCTGTCCCGGTTCGTGCTGGTGGATCCGCTCGCGCTGGCCGCGGAGGCCGAACACCTGCGCGCGCTCGGGGTGGCGGATCCGCTCGCGCTGCTCACGGTGGACCGGGACGCGCTGTTGACCACGCCGTACCACGCGGCGGCCAATCGGGCCCGGGAGTCGGCGCGCGGGGCGGGGCGGCACGGGTCGTGCGGGATGGGGGTGGGCGAGACCGCGGCCTTCGCGCTCGCCCACCCGGAACTGGTGCCGCGGGTGGGGGACTGCGGTGCGCCCCGACTGCTGCGTCGGCGGTTGAGCGCGGTGCGGGAGGTGTTGAGCGCCGAATTCGGGACACCGCTCGGACCCGACGTCGAGGCGTGCGTGGCCGCGTTCACCGGCTTCGGGCGGGCGGTGCGCGCGGTGGACGGGGGGTATACGGGCGAGCTGCTGCGGGCCGGGCGGGTGGTGTTCGAGGGGGCGCAGGGCGTACTGCTGGACGAGTGGCACGGGTTCCACCCGTACACGACGTGGTCGACCACGACGTTCGCGGGCGCGGAGGCGTTGGCCGCCGAAGCGGGGGAGGGGGTGTACCGGCTCGGCGTGCTGCGCACCTACACCACCCGGCACGGGCCCGGGCCGCTGCCGAGCGAGGACGCGGGGCTGACGGCCGCGCTGCCGGATCCGCACAACGGGACCGGGCGGTGGCAGGGCGCGTTCCGGGTGGGCCACTTCGACGCGGTCGCGCATCGGTACGCGGTCGCGGTGTGCGGGGGTGTGGACGGGCTCGCGCTCACCCACGCGGACGTGCCCGGACGGGTGCCGGGCCTGGGTGTGGTGCGCGCGTACGCCGGGCCCGAACCCGAGGCGAGTCCGGTCCCGGACCTGGCCCACGCGGAGCGGCTGACCGCGCTGATGGCGGCCGCGCGACCGGTGGTGGAGCCGGCGCCGTCGGCCGCCGAGTGGCCGGATTTCGCCGCTGCCCGGCTGGGTGCCCCGGTGACCTTGCTCTCGTTCGGTCCGCGCACCGGTGACAAGCGCGAGCGGGGGGTATTAGGCTCCTATTACTCTCCGGTAACATAG
- a CDS encoding electron transfer flavoprotein subunit beta/FixA family protein — protein sequence MKIVVCVKYVPDATGDRGFNDDGTTDRESVDSLLSELDEYAIEQALKIVESGVEAEITYLTVGPDDAKDALRKALAMGGDNAIHVNDDDIAGTDALGTSLILAKAIEDAGFDLVVCGMASTDASMGVVPAMLAERLGVPQVTYLDEITVEGAGKGGGVVKGRREGDVATELIEASLPAVVSVTDRTGEARYPSFKGIMAAKKKTVVSKDLDDLGIESDEVGLSAAWSVVDTATKRPPRAKGEVVEDEGEGGVQLAAFLAAKKFI from the coding sequence GTGAAAATCGTTGTCTGCGTGAAGTACGTACCCGACGCGACCGGGGACCGGGGCTTCAACGACGATGGCACCACCGATCGCGAGTCGGTCGACTCCCTGCTGTCGGAGCTGGACGAATACGCGATCGAGCAGGCTCTCAAGATCGTGGAGTCCGGCGTCGAGGCCGAGATCACGTACCTGACGGTCGGTCCGGACGATGCCAAGGACGCGCTGCGCAAGGCGCTGGCGATGGGCGGCGACAACGCCATCCACGTCAACGACGACGACATCGCGGGCACCGACGCGCTGGGCACCTCGCTGATCCTGGCCAAGGCCATCGAGGACGCGGGCTTCGACCTCGTCGTGTGCGGCATGGCCTCCACCGACGCGTCGATGGGCGTCGTGCCGGCCATGCTCGCCGAGCGCCTGGGTGTTCCGCAGGTCACCTACCTGGACGAGATCACCGTCGAGGGCGCGGGCAAGGGCGGCGGCGTGGTCAAGGGCCGCCGCGAGGGCGACGTCGCCACCGAGCTGATCGAGGCCTCGCTGCCCGCCGTCGTGTCGGTCACCGACCGCACCGGCGAGGCGCGTTACCCCTCGTTCAAGGGCATCATGGCGGCCAAGAAGAAGACCGTCGTCTCGAAGGACCTGGACGACCTGGGCATCGAGTCGGACGAGGTCGGCCTGTCCGCCGCCTGGTCGGTCGTGGACACCGCGACCAAGCGCCCGCCGCGCGCCAAGGGCGAGGTCGTCGAGGACGAGGGCGAGGGCGGCGTGCAGCTGGCCGCGTTCCTCGCCGCCAAGAAGTTCATCTGA
- a CDS encoding electron transfer flavoprotein subunit alpha/FixB family protein translates to MAEILVLVDHADGAVRKPTLELLTLARRLGEPAAVFLGKGAEGATETLGRYGAQKVYVVDAPEVDEYLVAPAVDALAQIAGGGAPGAILVASSNDGREIAARVAVRLESGLITDAVDVEAGPEGPVTEQSVFAATYQVKAHVTKGTPIITVKPNAATPEEAPATPTVEAVTVDFTASATGTKVVSRAPREKSDRPELTEADIVVSGGRGVNGAENFHVIESVADALGAAVGASRAAVDAGWYPHSHQVGQTGTQVSPQLYVAVGISGAIQHRAGMQTSKTIVAINKDEDAPIFDLVDYGVVGDLFKVMPQLEAEINKRK, encoded by the coding sequence ATGGCCGAGATCCTCGTTCTCGTCGACCACGCCGACGGCGCGGTCCGCAAGCCGACCCTGGAGCTGCTGACCCTGGCCCGCCGCCTCGGCGAGCCGGCCGCGGTCTTCCTGGGCAAGGGCGCCGAGGGCGCCACCGAGACGCTGGGCAGGTACGGCGCGCAGAAGGTCTACGTCGTGGACGCGCCCGAGGTGGACGAGTACCTCGTCGCCCCGGCCGTCGACGCGCTCGCGCAGATCGCCGGGGGCGGCGCGCCGGGCGCGATCCTGGTCGCGTCCTCGAACGACGGCCGCGAGATCGCGGCGCGCGTCGCGGTGCGCCTGGAGTCGGGCCTGATCACCGACGCCGTCGACGTCGAGGCGGGCCCCGAAGGCCCGGTTACCGAGCAGTCGGTGTTCGCCGCGACCTACCAGGTCAAGGCGCACGTCACCAAGGGCACCCCGATCATCACGGTCAAGCCGAACGCGGCCACCCCCGAGGAGGCCCCGGCCACCCCGACGGTGGAGGCCGTGACGGTGGACTTCACCGCCTCGGCGACCGGCACCAAGGTCGTCTCGCGCGCCCCGCGCGAGAAGTCCGACCGCCCCGAGCTGACCGAGGCCGACATCGTCGTCTCGGGTGGCCGCGGCGTGAACGGCGCGGAGAACTTCCACGTGATCGAGTCGGTCGCGGACGCGCTCGGCGCGGCCGTGGGCGCCTCCCGCGCGGCGGTCGACGCCGGCTGGTACCCGCACAGCCACCAGGTCGGCCAGACCGGCACCCAGGTCTCGCCGCAGCTCTACGTCGCGGTCGGCATCTCCGGCGCGATCCAGCACCGCGCGGGCATGCAGACCTCCAAGACGATCGTCGCGATCAACAAGGACGAGGACGCCCCGATCTTCGACCTGGTCGACTACGGCGTGGTCGGCGACCTGTTCAAGGTGATGCCGCAACTCGAAGCCGAGATCAACAAGCGCAAGTAG
- a CDS encoding PIN domain nuclease: MSAAQFLIDTSALARFMRAESEQYGWDQAASAGLIATCPITELEFFYSARSAAHRARSIEDLRLLFNWVPVDDRAYDRAWQVQDQLTDRGQHRSAGAVDLIVAATAELQGLTLLHRDRDFECIAAVTGQALQWYGPPTGK; encoded by the coding sequence GTGAGTGCGGCGCAATTCCTGATCGACACCAGCGCACTCGCCCGCTTCATGCGCGCGGAAAGCGAACAATACGGTTGGGATCAGGCCGCTTCGGCCGGGCTCATCGCGACCTGCCCCATCACCGAACTCGAATTCTTCTACAGTGCCCGCTCGGCCGCGCACCGCGCACGAAGCATCGAGGATCTACGGCTGTTGTTCAACTGGGTCCCGGTGGACGATCGTGCCTACGACCGTGCCTGGCAGGTTCAGGACCAGCTCACCGATCGGGGGCAACATCGCAGCGCCGGGGCCGTGGACCTGATTGTCGCCGCCACGGCAGAGCTCCAGGGCTTGACGCTGCTGCATCGCGACCGGGACTTCGAGTGCATCGCGGCCGTTACCGGACAGGCACTCCAGTGGTACGGCCCCCCGACCGGCAAGTAG
- a CDS encoding type II toxin-antitoxin system VapB family antitoxin, with product MARTVIDLDDDLVAAVAQALGTGTKKETVNTALREVLDNRRRALALTRLRAAAEDGAFDLEIFEDKRNYRR from the coding sequence ATGGCCCGGACCGTGATCGACCTCGATGACGACCTGGTCGCCGCCGTGGCCCAGGCGTTGGGAACCGGCACCAAAAAGGAGACGGTCAATACCGCGCTCCGCGAAGTCCTGGACAACCGGCGGCGAGCACTGGCACTCACCCGACTGCGGGCGGCGGCCGAGGATGGCGCCTTCGATCTGGAGATCTTCGAGGACAAGCGGAACTACCGCCGGTGA
- a CDS encoding EamA family transporter — protein MTRTDSLWAVLVTVIWGVNFVAIDASLDDFPPFLLAALRFALVAFPAVLFVKRPRTSWKLIIGVGLTVNVGQFAFLFSAMHAGMPAGLSSVVIQCQAMFTVLCAVVMLREIPGRTRLLALGVAAIGMGVIAFGRGQGASLWPFLLVVGAAASWGFGNVLTRKAGIPGGLGLVVWSALAAPLPLLALSLTVEGPSRDVDALTSASWTGVGGLAFTVVLSSWLGYGLWFALLGRRSASAVAPYGLLVPIVGILTAWAVLDERPTWIEAAGAAIVLTGITLASLPRGAGSPPPTREAPPTHPDPLPATRP, from the coding sequence ATGACCCGTACCGATTCCCTGTGGGCCGTGCTCGTCACGGTGATCTGGGGGGTGAACTTCGTCGCCATCGACGCGAGCCTCGACGACTTCCCCCCATTCCTGCTGGCCGCGCTGCGCTTCGCGCTCGTCGCGTTTCCCGCGGTGCTGTTCGTCAAGCGGCCGCGGACGAGTTGGAAGCTGATCATCGGGGTCGGACTCACGGTCAACGTGGGCCAGTTCGCGTTCCTGTTCAGCGCGATGCACGCGGGCATGCCGGCCGGGTTGTCCTCGGTGGTGATCCAGTGCCAGGCGATGTTCACCGTGCTGTGCGCGGTGGTGATGTTGCGGGAGATCCCCGGGCGCACCCGGCTGCTCGCACTGGGCGTGGCCGCGATCGGCATGGGCGTGATCGCGTTCGGTCGGGGCCAGGGCGCGTCGTTGTGGCCGTTCCTGCTGGTGGTCGGCGCCGCGGCGTCGTGGGGCTTCGGCAATGTGCTGACCCGCAAGGCGGGCATCCCCGGCGGGCTCGGCCTGGTCGTGTGGTCGGCACTGGCCGCCCCGCTGCCGCTGCTCGCACTGTCCCTGACCGTCGAGGGCCCGAGCCGGGACGTGGACGCGCTGACCTCGGCCTCCTGGACCGGCGTCGGCGGCCTGGCGTTCACCGTCGTGCTGTCGTCCTGGCTCGGCTACGGCCTGTGGTTCGCCCTCCTCGGCCGCCGTTCGGCCTCGGCGGTCGCCCCGTACGGCCTCCTCGTCCCGATCGTCGGCATCCTCACCGCCTGGGCCGTCCTCGACGAACGCCCGACGTGGATCGAGGCCGCGGGCGCCGCGATCGTCCTGACCGGCATCACCTTGGCAAGCCTCCCCCGCGGCGCCGGCTCACCGCCCCCAACCCGCGAGGCACCCCCCACCCACCCCGACCCACTCCCGGCCACCCGCCCCTGA
- a CDS encoding LysR family transcriptional regulator: MEIKRLNILRALDQHGTVIAAAQALHLTPSAVSQQLAVLAREADAVLLEKHGRGVRLTPAAHVLLGHADAIATRLEQARADLAAQRDGRIGRARISGFPSGIAGLIAPALARLKRTHPGWRFEVVQYETEQALPLLPARELDLAVVMTHPDLPAPDHPRIELHPLLDEPFELALPADHPLAERAEVTLAADLVDADWIITAPGTACHGLLLTACHQAGFQPRLVHTSTDFGAQLALVAAGLGVTIIPRLAQPELPRGVVLRPITAPAPRRRLMAAVRRGQGPTPLLDTLRTVGAELAERGAPG; the protein is encoded by the coding sequence ATGGAGATCAAGCGGCTGAACATCCTGCGCGCGCTCGACCAGCACGGCACCGTGATCGCCGCCGCCCAGGCACTGCACCTGACCCCGTCCGCGGTGTCCCAACAACTGGCGGTACTGGCCCGGGAGGCCGACGCCGTGCTCCTGGAGAAGCACGGGCGCGGTGTCCGGCTCACCCCGGCCGCACATGTCCTGCTCGGCCACGCCGACGCCATCGCGACCCGGCTGGAACAGGCCCGCGCCGACCTCGCGGCGCAGCGCGACGGCCGCATCGGGCGGGCCCGGATCTCCGGCTTCCCGTCCGGCATCGCGGGCCTGATCGCGCCGGCGCTGGCCCGGCTCAAGCGGACCCACCCGGGGTGGCGGTTCGAGGTGGTCCAGTACGAGACCGAGCAGGCGCTGCCGCTGCTGCCCGCGCGCGAGCTGGATCTGGCGGTGGTGATGACGCATCCGGACCTGCCCGCGCCGGACCACCCGCGGATCGAGCTGCACCCGCTGCTCGACGAACCGTTCGAGCTCGCGCTGCCGGCCGATCACCCGCTGGCGGAGCGCGCCGAGGTGACTTTGGCCGCCGACCTCGTGGACGCCGACTGGATCATCACCGCGCCCGGGACGGCCTGCCACGGCCTGCTCCTGACCGCCTGCCACCAGGCGGGCTTCCAGCCGCGCCTGGTGCACACCTCGACCGACTTCGGCGCGCAGCTGGCCCTGGTGGCCGCCGGCCTGGGCGTGACGATCATTCCGCGCCTGGCCCAGCCCGAACTCCCCCGGGGCGTGGTGCTCCGCCCCATCACCGCCCCGGCCCCCCGCCGCCGGCTGATGGCGGCCGTCCGCCGGGGCCAGGGCCCGACCCCGCTCCTCGACACCCTGCGCACGGTGGGCGCGGAACTCGCCGAGCGGGGCGCCCCCGGCTGA
- a CDS encoding choice-of-anchor A family protein, whose protein sequence is MHRKPNARIRATGLALSGVVTLGGVILVCVFAVMGFAKPLPGGLGPCVPGSCPATDLEPNNGPIRGRDNGINMFVGGNWTVSGSAAEAEGKLVALGNFDMNKTSGSSIYNVGIVGVGSRVPPDNGTDFLTVGGNLTVATGQTLIAEEGTVSGVVRYAGTLSGTVTPTAVKDGSAAAPYTALRPQLTDSSSCYAFPDGRPRQATGTAVNVGFETLFTGDGTSALQVFNVGFDLVSGNGGDQGMTFLNIPSGATVLVNLTGANRTISSFIGADAIPTGLRERLLWNFPEATTVTIKGSAQFQGSMLIGNQASTTTVSVPGMNGRFFTAGSLIHQSTSGSEFHRYPFNGDLPDCGDTSPSPSPSPSPSASASPSTSPSASPSASPSASPSMSPSASPSASPSTSPSASPSASPSASPSMSPSASPSASPSMSPSASPSMSPSASPSASPSASPSASPSASPSASPSMSPSASPSASPSASPCPSASPSASPSVSPSASPSGSSSASPSASHSAVPSGTHTKPHGGGHGDHGGHGDGGHGGNGGGHGGGIGGSNGSDHLAHSGMPGNVAILLAGSACAIGLGLALMFLYRARGRNRT, encoded by the coding sequence ATGCACAGGAAACCGAACGCCCGGATCCGCGCGACGGGCCTCGCGCTATCCGGAGTCGTCACCCTCGGCGGTGTGATTCTCGTCTGCGTATTCGCCGTGATGGGCTTCGCCAAGCCGCTGCCCGGCGGCCTCGGCCCCTGCGTCCCGGGCAGCTGTCCGGCTACGGACCTGGAGCCCAACAACGGTCCGATCCGGGGCCGGGACAACGGCATCAACATGTTCGTCGGCGGCAACTGGACCGTGAGCGGGTCCGCCGCCGAGGCCGAGGGCAAGCTGGTCGCCCTGGGCAACTTCGACATGAACAAGACCTCCGGCTCCAGCATCTACAACGTGGGCATCGTCGGCGTCGGCTCCCGCGTGCCCCCCGACAACGGCACGGATTTCCTGACCGTCGGTGGCAATCTGACCGTGGCGACGGGGCAGACCCTGATCGCCGAGGAGGGTACGGTCAGCGGCGTCGTCCGCTACGCCGGCACGCTCAGCGGCACGGTGACACCGACCGCGGTCAAGGACGGATCCGCCGCGGCGCCCTACACGGCGCTGCGCCCGCAGTTGACCGACTCGTCGAGCTGTTACGCCTTCCCGGACGGCCGGCCTCGGCAGGCCACCGGCACGGCGGTCAACGTCGGCTTCGAGACGCTGTTCACCGGCGACGGCACGTCCGCGCTCCAGGTGTTCAACGTCGGCTTCGACCTGGTGAGCGGGAACGGCGGGGACCAGGGCATGACCTTCCTCAACATCCCGAGCGGCGCCACGGTCCTGGTCAACCTCACCGGGGCGAACCGGACGATCAGCAGCTTCATCGGCGCCGACGCCATCCCCACCGGGCTGCGCGAGCGGCTGCTGTGGAACTTCCCGGAAGCCACGACGGTGACCATCAAGGGCAGCGCCCAGTTCCAGGGCAGCATGCTGATCGGCAACCAGGCGAGCACCACGACGGTGTCCGTGCCGGGGATGAACGGCCGGTTCTTCACGGCCGGGTCGCTGATCCACCAGTCGACGTCCGGGTCGGAGTTCCACCGGTACCCGTTCAACGGTGACCTGCCGGACTGCGGCGACACGTCGCCGTCGCCGTCGCCGTCGCCGTCGCCGTCGGCTTCGGCCTCGCCGTCCACCTCGCCCTCGGCGTCCCCGTCGGCGTCGCCTTCGGCCTCGCCGTCGATGTCCCCGTCGGCTTCGCCTTCGGCCTCCCCGTCGACGTCCCCGTCGGCGTCCCCGTCGGCTTCGCCTTCGGCCTCCCCGTCGATGTCGCCGTCCGCGTCGCCTTCGGCCTCGCCATCGATGTCCCCGTCGGCGTCGCCGTCGATGTCGCCGTCGGCCTCCCCGTCCGCCTCGCCTTCGGCGTCGCCCTCCGCCTCGCCGTCCGCGTCCCCCTCGGCGTCGCCCTCGATGAGCCCGTCGGCCTCGCCGTCCGCGTCGCCTTCGGCCTCGCCCTGCCCGTCGGCCTCGCCTTCCGCGTCCCCGTCCGTGTCGCCCTCGGCGTCTCCGTCCGGTTCGTCCTCGGCCTCGCCGTCCGCGAGCCACTCGGCCGTGCCCTCCGGTACGCACACCAAGCCGCACGGCGGTGGTCACGGTGACCACGGCGGCCACGGCGACGGCGGTCACGGAGGCAACGGCGGCGGTCACGGCGGTGGGATCGGTGGATCCAACGGATCCGACCACCTCGCCCACAGCGGTATGCCGGGCAACGTGGCCATCCTCCTCGCCGGCAGCGCGTGCGCCATCGGCCTCGGACTGGCCCTGATGTTCCTCTACCGCGCCCGCGGACGTAACCGCACGTAG
- a CDS encoding amidohydrolase family protein, producing MTLEIPRIISVDDHVVEPPDLWTSRLPAKYKDRGPRVVRDKAKFNFIGGVFSYERGVEDGEWCDWWLYDDLVYPFPKLSAAVGFDTLDVTPVTFDDIRPGAWIQSERLKDMDANHVDASLCFPNILPRFCGQAFYEREDKELALLCVQAYNDWMIDEWCAGDGKGRLLPMTIIPLWDADLAAAEVRRCAAKGSFAVAFSENPVPLGLPSVHSKDRFWDPFFRACEETNTIVCMHIGSSSKMPSTSPDAPFIVSSVLTFQNAMGSMVDYIFSGVFDRFPKLKIAYAEGQVGWMPYVMERADKLWEERDDNAFGSSLTQKPSSYIKDRIYGCIFDDEIGLRNRDVIGIDQICFEVDYPHADSTFPNTHKVALDIATKAGLTQAECDKLFRTNAIKAFGLDRFGITK from the coding sequence ATGACGCTCGAAATCCCGCGCATCATCTCCGTGGACGACCACGTGGTGGAGCCGCCGGACCTGTGGACCTCGCGGCTGCCCGCCAAGTACAAGGACCGCGGCCCGCGCGTGGTGCGCGACAAGGCGAAGTTCAACTTCATCGGCGGCGTCTTCTCGTACGAGCGCGGCGTCGAGGACGGCGAGTGGTGCGACTGGTGGCTGTACGACGACCTGGTCTACCCGTTCCCCAAGCTCTCCGCCGCGGTCGGCTTCGACACGCTCGACGTGACGCCGGTCACCTTCGACGACATCCGGCCGGGCGCGTGGATCCAGTCCGAGCGCCTCAAGGACATGGACGCCAACCACGTCGACGCCTCGCTGTGCTTCCCGAACATCCTGCCGCGCTTCTGCGGCCAGGCGTTCTACGAGCGCGAGGACAAGGAACTCGCGCTGCTGTGCGTGCAGGCGTACAACGACTGGATGATCGACGAGTGGTGCGCGGGTGACGGCAAGGGCCGCCTGCTGCCGATGACGATCATCCCGCTGTGGGACGCGGACCTGGCCGCCGCCGAGGTGCGCCGCTGCGCCGCCAAGGGCTCCTTCGCGGTCGCCTTCTCGGAGAACCCGGTCCCGCTCGGCCTGCCGTCGGTGCACTCCAAGGACCGGTTCTGGGACCCGTTCTTCCGGGCCTGCGAGGAGACGAACACGATCGTGTGCATGCACATCGGCTCGTCCTCGAAGATGCCCTCCACCTCCCCCGACGCGCCGTTCATCGTCTCCTCCGTGCTGACGTTCCAAAACGCCATGGGCTCGATGGTCGACTACATCTTCTCCGGCGTCTTCGACCGCTTCCCGAAGCTGAAGATCGCCTACGCCGAGGGCCAGGTCGGCTGGATGCCCTACGTCATGGAGCGCGCGGACAAGCTGTGGGAGGAGCGCGACGACAACGCGTTCGGCTCCTCGCTCACCCAAAAGCCCAGCTCGTACATCAAGGACCGGATCTACGGCTGCATCTTCGACGACGAGATCGGCCTGCGAAACCGCGACGTGATCGGCATCGACCAGATCTGCTTCGAGGTCGACTACCCGCACGCCGACTCGACCTTCCCCAACACCCACAAGGTCGCCCTCGACATCGCCACGAAGGCGGGCCTCACCCAGGCCGAATGCGACAAACTCTTCCGCACCAACGCGATCAAGGCCTTCGGTCTCGACCGCTTCGGCATCACCAAGTAG
- a CDS encoding LysR family transcriptional regulator has translation MELRDLRCFLAVAEERHFGRAAARLYLSQPMVSKAVRRLEQQLGTRLVDRSSLPVALTPLGEVFRGRLDESLRVLDDACAEVRRRATWDAGQVRVGYTSGLGPSLVSAAISALHIRHPALRVQWTSEPTARQVADVREGVLDAGLGWLPDLGSGFESARVGTFAFVALFPQEHPFAERRSVDLTELVGCGEPIVVWPRQPHPRLYTRVTEALRRSGATDIVEAYGSVDDVIARVVDRQGVGLSPRGWARQRPVRGVVQVPLTGAPDVAVTAFWRADTDHEGVDVLVELLREVAADSDLADQL, from the coding sequence ATGGAACTGCGCGACCTGAGATGTTTCCTGGCGGTCGCCGAGGAGCGGCACTTCGGCCGGGCCGCCGCCCGGCTGTACCTGTCCCAACCGATGGTGAGCAAGGCCGTTCGCCGGCTGGAGCAGCAGCTCGGCACCCGGCTCGTGGACCGCTCGTCGCTGCCGGTGGCGCTCACCCCGCTCGGCGAGGTGTTCCGCGGTCGGCTCGACGAGTCGTTGCGGGTGCTCGACGACGCCTGCGCGGAGGTACGGCGGCGGGCCACCTGGGACGCCGGGCAGGTGCGTGTGGGGTATACCTCCGGCCTGGGCCCCTCGCTCGTGTCCGCCGCGATCTCCGCGCTGCACATCCGGCACCCGGCGCTGCGCGTGCAGTGGACCAGCGAGCCGACCGCGCGCCAGGTGGCCGACGTGCGCGAGGGTGTGCTCGACGCGGGCCTGGGCTGGCTGCCGGACCTGGGCTCCGGCTTCGAGTCGGCCAGGGTCGGTACGTTCGCCTTCGTCGCGCTGTTCCCGCAGGAGCACCCCTTCGCCGAACGGCGCTCGGTGGACCTGACCGAACTGGTCGGCTGCGGCGAGCCGATCGTGGTGTGGCCGCGCCAACCGCACCCCCGGCTGTACACGCGCGTCACGGAGGCGCTGCGGCGCTCGGGCGCGACCGACATCGTCGAGGCGTACGGCAGCGTGGACGACGTGATCGCGCGCGTCGTGGACCGCCAGGGGGTCGGCCTGTCGCCGCGCGGCTGGGCCCGGCAGCGGCCGGTGCGCGGAGTCGTCCAGGTCCCGCTGACGGGGGCGCCCGACGTCGCGGTGACCGCCTTCTGGCGCGCCGACACCGACCACGAGGGCGTCGACGTCCTGGTGGAACTGCTGCGCGAGGTCGCGGCGGACAGCGACCTGGCCGACCAGCTGTAG
- a CDS encoding AIM24 family protein — translation MSGPGSGTTVYDARSLPQDDNVNPYSFCVALDGEWFVQKGKMIAYYGRIKFEALGVGALDRLVTANFNSPLYIQDWIVAQGKGQLLLADRGFDVNSYDLEVGNLTIRAANLLAFQPGLDLKQSIVPGFVTLIGTGKFVAASNGAVHFVEPPIRVDPEALLGWADCPTPCHHFDTKYMRGALGMARRLTGIGGASGEEHQYDFVGTGTVLMQSSEISIDPNLIPAQTAQQNQPPGAQNIPGLPNLPGRLGRLLQ, via the coding sequence GTGAGCGGCCCGGGTTCCGGCACGACCGTGTACGACGCGCGCTCGCTGCCGCAGGACGACAACGTCAACCCCTACTCCTTCTGCGTGGCGCTCGACGGCGAGTGGTTCGTGCAGAAGGGCAAGATGATCGCCTACTACGGGCGGATCAAGTTCGAGGCGCTGGGCGTGGGCGCGCTGGACCGGCTGGTCACCGCCAACTTCAACTCGCCGCTGTACATCCAGGACTGGATCGTCGCCCAGGGCAAGGGGCAACTGCTGCTCGCCGACCGCGGGTTCGACGTCAACTCGTACGACCTGGAAGTGGGCAACCTGACCATCCGGGCGGCCAACCTGCTCGCGTTCCAGCCCGGTCTGGACCTCAAGCAGTCGATCGTGCCCGGGTTCGTCACGCTGATCGGGACCGGCAAGTTCGTCGCCGCGTCCAACGGCGCGGTGCACTTCGTCGAACCGCCGATCCGGGTGGACCCGGAGGCGCTGCTCGGCTGGGCCGACTGTCCGACGCCGTGCCACCACTTCGACACCAAGTACATGCGCGGCGCGCTCGGCATGGCCCGGCGGCTGACCGGGATCGGCGGCGCGTCGGGCGAGGAGCACCAGTACGACTTCGTCGGGACCGGCACGGTGCTGATGCAGTCCTCGGAGATCTCCATCGACCCGAACCTGATCCCGGCGCAGACCGCGCAGCAGAACCAGCCGCCGGGGGCACAGAACATCCCGGGGCTGCCTAACCTGCCGGGGCGGTTGGGCCGGTTGTTGCAGTAG